The Chitinophaga flava genome has a segment encoding these proteins:
- a CDS encoding PadR family transcriptional regulator — MNETFVANWKSQVKKGTLTFIILNILKDNEYYGYELIEQIKQHTDMEIAEGTLYPLMNRLKAENLVDSKWVEQETGIPRKYYCLTTMGAKTLAPMNEYWKNLERSIHKIIK; from the coding sequence ATGAATGAAACCTTTGTGGCAAATTGGAAATCTCAGGTTAAAAAGGGAACGTTAACTTTTATCATCCTGAATATCCTTAAAGACAACGAATACTACGGCTACGAGCTTATTGAACAGATAAAGCAGCATACTGATATGGAAATCGCCGAAGGAACACTTTATCCGTTGATGAACAGGTTAAAAGCCGAAAACCTGGTCGATTCAAAGTGGGTGGAACAGGAAACGGGCATCCCCCGGAAATATTATTGCCTGACCACCATGGGCGCTAAAACCCTGGCCCCTATGAACGAATACTGGAAAAATCTGGAACGCTCCATCCATAAAATAATCAAATGA
- a CDS encoding AraC family transcriptional regulator: MDAKIILPISSLRKYIRFFWVLENDSTDLIEKFKIIPEGVPGFVFQENPTAIYNKDNQVLPQSFLFGQATQYAELSARGCFRNIGVSFQPTALKSVFGIEAIELTQQHIDINDLVKTTINNQLLNSSSLAQQIAALEQFFLQQTAGCKEEGDKITVAILQIQKGRELKQVQADLKISERSLERLFKKYVGISPKLYSRICRFQASLKMLRKASVASLTEIAYRENYFDQSHFIREFKFFAGTTPTSFLLDANERFPDFPEWR, from the coding sequence ATGGACGCTAAAATAATACTTCCGATATCATCCCTTCGAAAATACATTCGTTTCTTTTGGGTATTGGAAAATGACAGCACCGACCTTATTGAGAAATTTAAGATAATTCCTGAGGGAGTACCAGGCTTTGTTTTTCAGGAAAATCCAACAGCTATTTACAATAAAGACAATCAGGTATTGCCTCAGTCTTTTTTATTCGGACAAGCTACGCAATATGCAGAGCTTAGTGCAAGAGGGTGTTTCCGGAATATAGGGGTTAGTTTTCAGCCCACAGCATTGAAGAGTGTGTTTGGAATAGAGGCAATAGAATTAACACAGCAGCATATTGATATCAACGATCTTGTTAAGACTACCATCAATAATCAACTTTTAAATTCATCATCATTAGCGCAGCAAATCGCGGCACTGGAACAGTTTTTCCTGCAACAAACGGCTGGCTGTAAAGAAGAAGGCGATAAAATAACCGTTGCGATCCTGCAGATTCAGAAAGGCAGGGAACTAAAACAGGTACAGGCGGATTTAAAAATATCAGAACGTTCATTGGAACGCTTGTTTAAAAAGTACGTCGGAATTTCTCCTAAATTATATTCAAGAATATGCCGTTTTCAGGCATCTCTAAAAATGCTGCGCAAAGCCAGCGTTGCATCTCTGACAGAAATTGCTTACCGGGAAAACTATTTTGACCAATCTCATTTTATAAGAGAATTTAAATTTTTTGCAGGCACCACGCCTACATCTTTTCTGCTAGATGCAAATGAGCGATTCCCTGATTTTCCGGAATGGAGATGA
- a CDS encoding class I SAM-dependent methyltransferase: protein MGTNKIIQPDNTAVRTALWRALHVQIDAKPSILEDEIGLKLIVPPDDWQERPDMKYTKRLRASIVARSRFIEDVAKEQIEKGVKQYVLLGSGLDTFAQRNTDISSQVDIYEIDQPDTLAWKEEKLIENGYKIPGNLHFVPVDFEVSSWWDELLNKGFDIHQQAFVSCTGVTLYLTREAITDTLKKMTLLASRSTIAIAFYLPLELLEEEDRPLLEMAIKGAAASGTPFVSFFSVEEIVELAKDAGLKEIQTISTKDMTDMYFKDRTDNLLPASGEVFLVATT, encoded by the coding sequence ATGGGAACAAATAAAATAATACAGCCTGATAATACGGCAGTCAGAACAGCATTATGGAGAGCTTTACATGTTCAGATAGATGCAAAGCCTTCTATACTTGAAGATGAAATTGGATTGAAACTGATAGTTCCGCCTGACGATTGGCAGGAGCGTCCGGACATGAAATATACCAAACGGCTTCGGGCTTCTATTGTAGCGCGTTCGCGCTTCATTGAAGATGTCGCCAAAGAACAAATTGAAAAAGGAGTTAAACAGTATGTTTTGCTGGGTTCAGGACTTGATACTTTTGCCCAAAGGAATACAGACATCAGTTCGCAGGTTGATATTTATGAAATCGACCAGCCCGATACGCTGGCATGGAAAGAAGAGAAGCTCATTGAAAATGGATACAAAATTCCCGGAAATCTCCATTTTGTACCTGTCGATTTTGAAGTTTCATCCTGGTGGGACGAGTTATTGAACAAAGGATTTGATATTCACCAACAGGCCTTTGTATCCTGTACGGGTGTTACGCTCTACCTTACCCGGGAAGCAATTACAGACACCCTGAAAAAAATGACTTTGCTTGCATCCCGTTCTACCATCGCAATTGCGTTTTATCTGCCGTTGGAATTACTGGAGGAAGAAGACCGGCCTCTGTTGGAAATGGCAATTAAGGGAGCTGCCGCTTCCGGAACTCCGTTTGTAAGTTTTTTTTCAGTCGAAGAAATAGTAGAACTTGCGAAGGATGCAGGTTTGAAAGAAATTCAAACCATTTCTACAAAGGATATGACAGATATGTATTTTAAGGACAGAACCGATAATCTCTTGCCTGCAAGCGGAGAGGTGTTTCTGGTAGCAACTACCTAA
- a CDS encoding MAC/perforin domain-containing protein — translation MIPQYFKKNMPWLLVMACLAFFVTPGCKKEEKPKSNPYERTRPRSAGDGKNDLLGYGYDVTGEYAHSSASKFSVLNITAFQKDNPTRMEWDLSKKQIGKLVSGENAVSYLDKLKVNLDGTFGFGIFKGSIKAAYSDSNAFSSKYVYSSFDLLIQQKRGKISGGLTLLKQYLQPSFVWDIENESPEWIVSAYGTHVLTDITLGAKLSVMYRSETTNSARERASEIGVDVSVNKVFSVSVGLNYTYTKKETEANFSQALHYETIGGDPSKSVIGDIPAGSTAPAVDISAWQASSSVNNSELIDFNKEGMIPIYEFIDNPVKKQAVIDYLRNYLQNNAAFLLRTYVKITAENPVFKKDQWGEGTFYDYYVNFYKEDKVTPATVRDITVPYVRASKDMKTGIISYSSNPPSTIRIVDANRMYIGRDYGSYKAYVNGQPETTSWYEARPGQGYEILP, via the coding sequence ATGATACCACAATATTTTAAAAAAAATATGCCCTGGTTGCTGGTTATGGCATGTCTCGCATTTTTTGTAACGCCCGGTTGTAAGAAAGAAGAAAAACCTAAAAGCAACCCTTATGAAAGAACCAGGCCCCGCAGCGCCGGAGATGGTAAAAATGATCTGTTGGGCTACGGATACGATGTCACCGGAGAATATGCGCATTCCAGTGCCTCCAAGTTCAGCGTACTGAATATAACAGCTTTTCAAAAAGATAATCCTACCCGCATGGAATGGGACCTCTCCAAAAAGCAGATTGGAAAACTGGTATCCGGTGAGAATGCAGTTTCTTATCTTGACAAACTCAAAGTCAATCTGGACGGCACTTTTGGCTTTGGCATTTTTAAGGGAAGTATCAAAGCAGCATATTCAGACAGCAACGCCTTTTCTTCCAAGTATGTTTACAGTAGTTTTGATCTGCTGATCCAGCAGAAGAGAGGTAAGATCAGCGGAGGTCTTACGCTGCTGAAACAGTATCTCCAACCCAGTTTTGTATGGGACATCGAAAATGAAAGTCCGGAATGGATTGTCAGCGCTTACGGCACCCACGTGCTGACTGACATTACATTGGGCGCCAAACTGAGTGTGATGTACCGGTCTGAAACCACCAACAGCGCCAGAGAGAGAGCTTCCGAGATAGGCGTTGACGTTAGTGTAAATAAAGTGTTCAGTGTAAGCGTTGGCTTAAACTATACCTATACCAAAAAGGAAACAGAAGCCAACTTCTCCCAGGCACTGCACTATGAAACAATCGGAGGTGATCCGTCTAAAAGCGTGATAGGCGATATCCCTGCAGGCAGCACCGCACCAGCCGTGGATATCTCAGCCTGGCAAGCATCTTCCTCTGTCAACAATTCAGAGTTGATTGACTTCAACAAAGAAGGAATGATCCCTATTTACGAGTTTATCGACAACCCTGTAAAGAAACAGGCTGTTATCGATTATCTCAGAAACTATCTGCAAAACAATGCAGCCTTCCTGCTACGGACCTATGTAAAGATTACGGCGGAGAATCCCGTTTTCAAAAAGGACCAATGGGGAGAAGGAACATTCTATGACTACTACGTTAACTTTTACAAGGAAGATAAAGTTACTCCTGCTACCGTGAGGGATATTACCGTTCCATATGTTCGTGCTTCAAAAGATATGAAGACCGGTATAATATCCTATTCTTCTAATCCGCCGAGCACCATCAGGATCGTAGATGCAAACAGAATGTATATAGGAAGGGATTATGGCTCCTATAAGGCTTACGTCAACGGCCAACCGGAAACAACCAGCTGGTATGAAGCACGTCCGGGCCAGGGATATGAAATATTACCATAG